In the Salvia miltiorrhiza cultivar Shanhuang (shh) chromosome 8, IMPLAD_Smil_shh, whole genome shotgun sequence genome, GATGAAGATGACGCATCCGCAGAGAATCTATGAATGACAAACTTAATATTtacatattaattcatttaaaaaaaaatacttacatATTGATTGTTGCCTACCACTTCATTTTAATTCGTTGAAATTATGTCCGATGTTTCAATTTTCAAGTGCAAGCAAATGCTATATATtgaaattacaatttaaaatcACATTTAAATATCAGCAATAACATACTAGTACTATTTTTATTGCAATAATGTGAAAATGGAGTAAGGGCCTGTTTGATGCGGTCTATTAACATGGATAAATTACATTTCTAATGTTTGATGCGATTGTTTATTAATAAGTGAAGCCCGCATTTATTTCGGGGCCCGCCGTTATTTTACTGTAGCAGCAACATTATTGATCCAGCAATGAAGGCGAGATTTTTAATACTGATAGCTACAGTTGCTGGGATTATAATTGAAGAAGTCGAAATTGTCCCTCTTCACCAAATTGGcgcttcttttcttcttcccatTTTTTGTCTTATGTTTTCAAAGGATATAGATGTAATTTCTAGGTTTAAGTGGAGGGTAAGGTAGTCATTTCACAATATAAGCTACACCATAATGTATTTTAATGGCTGCTATCAAACAATAAATTCCTATTAACTAGAGGTTATTCAGGAGCTATCAAACaatgataaatttaattaatctaATGAATGTGTATTAGGTATCTATAAGTAATTAATCTctagtagtaatttttttttaaaaaaagtgttAAAACAACCCGAATTTCTTTTTGCCTCCCTTTCTAAATTTCATTCCCGCTGCCGCTCAAAACACTAGCAGAGGCTAAATTTCAAATCTCTTAATTGGGAGACTAACTCAAAATCCCCGCCCACGATCCTCGTGATCAAAATGAACTCATCTGCACCGTCAAATCATATCTAATCAACGACTCAAAACCATTTCGCACCACCACTCCGGATTCCGCCCTAACCTCCCCTCCTTATAAGTAAACCCCAACTCTCTTCCCACCACTACATTTTAACAAATCATCTCTATCTACAAATTCCCCAattctaatctctctctctctctctctctcgctctccaCCCAATCAACACAACATGTCGGGAAGAGGCAAAGGCGGCAAGGGGCTGGGAAAGGGCGGAGCAAAGCGCCACAGGAAGGTCCTCCGTGACAATATCCAGGGGATTACGAAGCCCGCCATCCGCCGCCTGGCCAGAAGAGGCGGTGTTAAGCGAATCTCCGGCCTCATATACGAGGAGACTCGCGGAGTGCTCAAGATCTTTTTGGAGAATGTGATTCGCGATGCCGTCACCTACACTGAGCACGCCAGAAGGAAGACTGTCACTGCCATGGATGTCGTCTATGCTCTCAAGAGGCAGGGCAGGACGCTCTACGGTTTCGGTGGTtaaatttttagggtttttttccctttactgttttttttttttggtttatttTGGGAGTACAAGTCTTGCTGTCAAGAAAAATTGTAGGGCAAAAGACGAAATGTGGAATTTTGAAAATGTGATGGCtgattttaatgaatttaattttcCAAGCTACCATTCCGTTTACCACTTCAGCAATTTGTGCAAAATCTGTCGATTTCTGATAAGCTTAATCGTAGATAGCCTCTGCTGTGTAACATTATACTCTCTTAATCGTATGAAATTAAGGAAATTTTGGTGGGCCAAGAAAATAAGGAATTTGTGATGGGATGGACGACGGTTAGTGTTCAAAGATGTTCCAAGTTTAAAAGTATTGCACATCACTACCTATTTATCATCGAAGGTATTtcataaattttcattaaattagGACCTTCATTTCTAATGTTAGAATTTGCAATTTAGGAATATTTTACAACTATTGCCCAAACTAATAAAAGGAAATTTGTGCACGATTCTCTCATTCTTTTAGTTAGTTTTAATAGTCAGGAGGAAagtttttcaactttttttgaACAATATCGAGCTTCAATTTGTGAATGAAGTTCATAAACAAATTTGCATGTATTTCACATTTGTCCTgcaaaaaaatatactacttGCTTGTGTAATTGCGATAATGAAAAGCCTTTAGGGGAATATGCGGCTTTACAAATCCTAAATTATATTTGCAAAACTTCATGAAATGCTTCAAAACTAGGGCTgagaatttcgggatcgggtaatcgggtacccgatacccgacccgaaaaaatcgggtatagggtacccgatacccgattttttcgggatcgggtatttaggggtcGAAATAATCGGGTATTGGGTATACccgatatttttaattaataaattttaaattatttaattaaattaaatatgaaaaatattctaaatctaaactaaactaagttCCCTCCCGCCCCCTGTACTGCTTTGTACTTTCCCCCAAATCAATTCCCAAACTCCCAACCCAGCCCGCCGGCCCTAAGTTCCTAACCTCTCGGCTCTCACTCCAGAGTCCAGCCCCGGCCGGCCGCCCCACTCGCCGTCGCCCCTCGCCCCTCACCAGCCCGGCGTCGGCGCCAGTCATCCCAGCCCGGCAGCCCCTCGCCCCTGTAGCAGCCGTTCCGCCTCCCAGTCCGCGAGTCCCTCGCCCGTGCAGGTGCAACAGTCATCCCAGCCTATCAAAGAAGGGAGTTGTGCGAGCTCGGGCGACGGCGCAGCGGCGATTGGCGGCTGAGGGAAAATCGACGGTGGGGGTTGAATTTTGGTGGAATTTCGTTGTGAGTTTTGATTTCTTCGATGGAAACTGGAAACTGGAAACGGGAAACTGAGTCGactcgggtaatttagggtacccgaatacccgactcgggtacccgagtcgggtattagggtacttGATTTCAATTTCgaggtcggggtcgggtatagggtttaggggattttcgggtttgggtacccgattttttcgagtagggtacccgaacccgacccgattcccagccctattcAAAACCTCATTTGTTAAACCTCCCAAAATTTGCATTTGGTTGCTTTGGCATGCTTGAAGAATATAATATTCTTAAATGCATTAGCAAGCATAAATACAAGTATATTTGTTTTTCGTTTTGTTCTATAGATTCtattagggctgtaaacgagccgagccgagccgaatactagcaggctcgagttcggctcgtttaaatattcgggtgttcgagctcggctcgagctcgattcgagcttttatcttgatgatcgagctcggctcgtcatccacttactaagctcgggctcggttcgagttcggctcgggtgatgctcgataatatcgaattccagcttgagctcgagctcggctcgttagatgttcgtatatatggtgttcaagctcgaatttgttataaatttaagaaaatcttcttaattaatatgttacacgagttcgagttcgactcgtttaaggctcgtgtactaactctattgaaggctcgactgaaggttcgtgaacatgctcgcgaacaatcgaattcgaacatgttcgcgagctcaacgagccgagcactgtcaggctcgagctcggctcgataaaaatttcaAGCTCAAAATtgggctcgagctcggctcgtttattatcgaatcgagcttcgaacgagcttttttcgagccgaatctcgaatagcttgcgagtagctctgttcatttacagccctagaTTCTATACCCAGTGACAAAGTCAGGAGCACATAATTTAGATATCAAATCAAACCAGAAATATTAGAGCCAAAATTTAAGTAgatgtaattttattttgacaTAATATATGGAATATAGGCTAGGGATTATAATGGGTCAGATGTGGATTGGATCTTGTTAGTTCTTAATtcaaatatgaaaatatttgtttGGGTATGGGTCAGGTCCAGATCTACCGAGtccaaaaaaatgatttatggCTTGGATCTATAAAATTCGCAAGGTCCACGAATCCATAtctaaattcattttttttttctcttttaaaataaattctaaataaatcaaaattcacaACAACACCATAATAATTATATAGAGTTTCTACGATAATTCAAAATTCAGTTTTAACATCATAATCCATGCATTACAatcattcaaaaaatattttttaacaccataattcatacattacaatcattcaaaataataGAGTCATCCAACAACCAACCAACATGACACAttaaagttcaataatttatactTATGTCGAAATAGTTAAATTCAAGAAATCAATATAATGAAAAATGCACTTATTTCAATAGTATAGACATAAAAGGTAAGCaaattaattaccatatcaataaaatttataatattgatCAATATCTTACTAGCAATAAAAACTATAACTAATACAATGTACTTATATTGATAGCAAGCAGCAAGCAAAATATTGTTCCACAAGGACTGAATAATCGAAAACACTATGACTAATCCTAACAAGTACTAAATCAATATCTagacaaaataataaaaatatggtAATGAACTAAAACTTGaccaaataatataaatatataaaatcagataaaaatccaaaaaaaaaataatgacttATCATAGGGAATGCAATTACGTTAATTGAATCTACACGATAACCTATTAATACAAATTACCTGTTTAATCCAATCTTGATGAGAATTCACATAAATAATCGATCACACATTCCCACCAGAGCAGATTATGATAATTGATGAGAATTGATTCATTTACCCACAATGTATTTTGTCTTGGAAGACTTTGGAAGACATTTGTAACATGTCGCGTGCTTAGTGAGCCAAGTAGTCAAATAATGTGGTCCACATTTGGACTTATATATTATGCGGGAAGTGGATACTATATGATCTCAtccttgtgtgtgtgtgtggggttAAGTTTCATAGAAACGAATATATAAGTAGAGAATGAAGAAACATTGACCATGTCAATAAATGCGGTTgaacatattaataattttgttGAACAGTTGGGGTTCGAACCCTGTATACGTTCAACACAATTACCGTTGAACGTTAAACGAACAAACGCTGAccattagattagataagatcaacacATAAGATTTGGTCtcttttctttgaaaatatttgtGTTTCTATTGAActttctcctatatatatatatatatatatatatatatatatatattaactatttattagtattttatattgatatcgaatatttattttgatagtaAAATTATTCTTTTTGGCATGTCTTTGTACTATCATTAAAAGTTATGTACGCAAATTTTCTATTTCAATGTGCATAATTTTCACaaataatgatattttagtaattttatggagtataatttaatttttaaagttcaaaTTTATTATGACAAGAGTGAGAGAGACACCTTTTTTTGttacttttttatttcattAGATAAAATTACATGTATAGTTGAGACTTGCATGTTCCATACCATGTTGACATTTTTAGTAGAGACAAAgccatttaatttcatttttttttttttttttttttttttaaaagaataaattgGCAAAATACATATTATTACACTAACAAGGTACATCAAATACGTACACTTCTCatcagtattttttttttttttcttttttcccctgGGGCGTAGTTGAACGTCTAACTAGTCGAAAACGCAGCCAATCAACTCGTCTCGCGGTTGGAAATTCATATACACATGTAACACAGTAATAGAGCCAAGTCTCATATTGAAAAATTAAAGTGAAAGTAAGCGAAAATTAAAGTCTCATAATAAAGCCATTTAATTTCATCACCTTTATACAAATATATAGaaactccaaaaaaaaattcaactatCGTATTTGATAATTGATATGATATCACTTTTGAATctatcctagtgttatatattCGTCATTTTTGTGTAGATGAGAATGCGATCCCCTAATCCCTTCCCCAATACAAAGATTAACAATAAGGAacattatcaaataaataataaatcatgGTCTATATTGAATTTTAACAATGCGGCAATTAAAAGCATAATTTATTAATGTTTTCTTTTGCAATTGGAACTCAGCCACTAAACAAAATTGTGTTCCGCATTTAATTTGGGTATTTGGGCTAATTTCCATTAATTTGTCTTCTTGTTTTTCGCCAATTTCTTAGGAATAATTTGATGGTCGACTTGAAGGTTGAAAGAAACGAAAGAAGGAGATTTTCGACATGCAGGTTGAGCTCGATATACAGtcacatttttttaaataaaattgtcaATTTCTAAAAGTGATTTTAAATTTGCAAGATGCATGGATTATAACGtaatttagtttttgcaatAAATATATAAAGTGGATAAAATTGACAACTTTCCTCACTCTGTGTTCCTTATGTTAAAGGCAAACTAGTCCAAAAGATCGAAATTTGGTAAATATGTAGGAGATATGACAAATACATAGATAGAAACTGcaaaataataaacaataaaAGGTGCAAGCAATATTTTTTTCCCACAACAAATGGAAATGAAAACATTGGCAGAACTCATTAACAATTTATTTCAAAGtagtaatatatttaatattttggtccatttttttttaatttataaggtATATATAGTCAAGATGGAAACCACAATATTACCCttgacaaataaaatattacaaacGAACatgatattttaaaatgaaaaactgatatttttttcaatatttttatatttatagaaatttcaattttcttttagtTAATCTTAATCAAAAACAAAACTCGATGTTCATGaataaattgaaaaagaaaaacagataataaattagataaaaatggTGTTCACATATCACAATAGgtatgtactccctccatcccggcTATCTTGAAACAAAACTTTTGGACACGAGATTTAAAAATTTAgtgttttgtgtgttaagtatggtaagtgaaaatatgaataaagggaaaaaaattgcAAGTAAAACAATATCTCAAGATAGATGGAatgttgaaaaaagaaaattatctGAAGATGGATGAAACGGAGGGAGAAGAATACCACACATCTTATGATCTCATATATAATTAAAGCCTATCTAATTGAATTTGATATGCTTTATGATGTACTACTACATGTTTTTGGTGAATCAAAATGTAAATTCATCCGATTCTTTTAAAAGATCCGTGATTAtcctatttaattatttattactatGTCTTTCGTATTTATTGCGTGGTAGCTGACGATACTTTAAAGTACTATGGTATATAACACAGCTCTTTTTGGGcgtaaatattcatattttcgTATGCTGAGCCTCGTCATAGGATAATTTTGGTTAAAGTGAGGGCTTTGGGGAGCTCACGTGTGAGCAAGGACGAAATTGTTATAACAGAATGGGTCAAATTACATTTTCACATAAAGTATGCCCTAATTGTTagaaatagaatataaattggTTCAATTTTTTCGATATGGAATTATTATAGTAGTAGCAGTttgaaattcacgtgaaatgtgTACTATATATAAAACAATTAAGTGGAAACATTATTCAACACCTTTCTTGCAATTTGAGCATTAGTTCCTCTCAACCTTTTGATTTCCAATGTCAATATTTGATACAAAAAGTGGgcttattataaatttgaaaatgatataATTTGTTAGATATTAATTTGTTGAGTAAcataaaaattgtgaaattttcatttaatttatagGATAATTGTACTTCGTGGTcctataaatatattataattgcaATTATCTATGGAATTCGAATGTAGAATCAAGAAAGTACATATACTTTATATGTTAAGtgcaaataatttataatttttatgttaaataagtttttttatttaagCCACTCCATGCAATAATATATCGAAGTCAAAAGTATACTCTATTTATGAAGATTGGGGAATAATTTTTGAATGTCGAAGtgtaatctatactatat is a window encoding:
- the LOC131000726 gene encoding histone H4; the protein is MSGRGKGGKGLGKGGAKRHRKVLRDNIQGITKPAIRRLARRGGVKRISGLIYEETRGVLKIFLENVIRDAVTYTEHARRKTVTAMDVVYALKRQGRTLYGFGG